The proteins below come from a single Corvus moneduloides isolate bCorMon1 chromosome W, bCorMon1.pri, whole genome shotgun sequence genomic window:
- the LOC116437363 gene encoding vegetative cell wall protein gp1-like, with product MAAAQLIPACRALVELFAAKAPPAAVTPPSPAPAASPPLAAASPQRGTAPASPPDLAAPVPAVRLTRAAPPPVLAVPAPVTPAPATPPDPTAPPTAPAIPAPAIPFVPAVPAPAVPALGSSVFAAPPLASTTPSASVFTAPPLAPAPTCPPPVSIIAAPPPAAAVIVTPPPAAGIMVVPPPADTPAGPAATPLLPTGATAPPAAPVMAMAAIISSPPQSQAATLLPAPQVPLAATDTVPVVANVPSASVAAASSQSPAAPEPPVPTAPVTAALASPAPPVHVAAGTPPPYPAVQAHTARPELSPGPTAAQMPTSTPVPAGVPAQFPDPGTPSLALGHQAPQPHEPPGAGAAASARMAAASSVPAAAPAPSPGTAAPAAPFLPAALAPTPAQPTSSQRQHAAIQPPTGPPFAMAPPQHTPAASTPALLPPAAPGSSPADGAALPPPPASVAPGRALLSPPQPPASQLLNSAVPPPPASMIAPSPPSSTAAAAPAPGSAGAQAVKVVVGQANDWSQPLQISEQALRIVECAHFCLQRKFLRSNGAAIRILDEVRQGN from the exons ATGGCTGCCGCGCAGCTGATCCCAGCTTGCAGAGCGCTGGTGGAGCTGTTTGCTGCGAAGGCGCCGCCCGCAGCAGTCACCCCGCCGAGCCCGGCTCCTGCTGCGAGCCCGCCCCTTGCCGCCGCGAGCCCGCAACGGGGCACGGCCCCCGCCTCTCCACCGGACCTCGCGGCTCCAGTACCCGCGGTCCGGCTGACTCGTGCCGCCCCGCCCCCCGTGCTCGCGGTCCCGGCACCCGTTACCccggccccagccaccccaccggACCCTACGGCCCCTCCCACCGCTCCCGCCATCCCCGCCCCCGCCATCCCGTTCGTCCCTGCTGTCCCGGCTCCCGCGGTCCCCGCCCTCGGTTCCAGCGTCTtcgcggccccgcccctcgctTCTACCACCCCGTCCGCCAGTGTCTTCACGGCCCcgccccttgcccctgcccccACGTGCCCCCCCCCCGTTTCCATCATCGCGGCTCCACCCCCCGCTGCTGCCGTCATTGTTACCCCACCCCCCGCTGCTGGCATCATGGTGGTCCCGCCCCCCGCCGATACCCCTGCGGGGCCGGCGGCTACCCCCCTGCTACCTACGGGTGCTACCGCTCCCCCAGCCGCGCCTGTTATGGCCATGGCTGCCATTATATCCAGCCCCCCGCAAAGCCAGGCAGCgacccttcttccagccccccaggtccccctTGCCGCCACCGACACGGTGCCGGTGGTAGCCAACGTCCCATCCGCGTCCGTCGCTGCTGCGTCTTCGCAGTCTCCTGCCGCTCCCGAACCACCGGTGCCGACGGCGCCAGTCACGGCCGCGCTGGCGTCCCCGGCGCCCCCTGTGCACGTTGCCGCAGGAACCCCGCCCCCTTACCCTGCCGTTCAAGCGCACACAGCACGCCCCGAGCTGTCCCCCGGCCCCACGGCAGCACAGATGCCTACGTCTACTCCCGTCCCTGCTGGCGTTCCTGCGCAATTCCCCGATCCCGGCACACCATCGCTCGCGCTGGGACACCAAGCGCCCCAGCCCCACGAGCCACCTGGTGCCGGTGCCGCAGCGTCTGCACGgatggctgcagcctcctccgTGCCTgccgctgccccagccccatctcccgGCACCGCCGCTCCGGCAGCGCCGTTCCTGCCCGCCGCACTagcacccaccccagcccagcctacaaGCTCCCAGCGGCAGCACGCCGCGATCCAGCCGCCGACTGGCCCACCATTCGCCATGGCCCCACCGCAACATACTCCCGCCGCCTCCACGCCggccctcctgcctcccgccgccccgggaTCATCTCCTGCCGACGGGGCAgccctgccgccgccgcccgcctcCGTGGCCCCAGGCCGGGCCCTGCTGTCTCCACCGCAGCCTCCCGCTTCTCAGCTGCTGAATAGTGCGGTCCCACCGCCACCGGCATCCATGATCGCCCCATCGCCCCCTTCCTCGACAgcggccgcagccccagcccctggttctgca GGGGCGCAGGCGGTTAAGGTCGTCGTTGGACAGGCCAACGACTGGTCGCAGCCACTGCAGATCTCTGAGCAGGCGTTGCGCATCGTGGAGTGTGCGCACTTTTGTCTGCAGCGCAAGTTTTTGAGGTCGAAT GGTGCGGCTATTCGCATCTTGGATGAGGTGCGGCAGGGGAACTAG